One Desulfallas thermosapovorans DSM 6562 DNA segment encodes these proteins:
- the infC gene encoding translation initiation factor IF-3: MKFISREHRINENIRVREIRVVDVDGKQLGVLPTREAFKLAEERQLDLVEIAPQAKPPVCRIMDYGKFRYEQSKREKEARKNQRIINVKEVKLRPNIDDHDFNVKAKNAIRFLKDGDKVKVTIMFRGRQIVHPDLGKKLLERMAEQVTDLANVERQPKLEGKNMIMILAPKQQQE, from the coding sequence GTGAAATTTATTTCCAGGGAACACCGGATAAATGAAAATATCCGAGTTAGAGAAATCAGGGTGGTGGATGTTGACGGTAAGCAGCTGGGTGTGCTGCCTACCCGTGAGGCATTCAAGCTGGCGGAGGAGAGGCAGCTGGATCTGGTTGAGATAGCACCGCAGGCCAAGCCACCGGTTTGCCGTATTATGGACTACGGCAAATTTAGATATGAGCAAAGCAAACGGGAGAAGGAAGCCAGGAAAAACCAGCGCATCATCAATGTCAAGGAAGTTAAGCTAAGACCCAATATTGATGATCATGATTTTAACGTAAAGGCTAAAAACGCGATCCGTTTTTTGAAAGACGGTGACAAGGTAAAGGTTACCATTATGTTCCGCGGGCGGCAGATTGTGCACCCCGATCTAGGGAAAAAACTTCTGGAACGGATGGCGGAGCAAGTTACGGATCTGGCCAATGTGGAAAGACAGCCCAAACTTGAGGGCAAAAATATGATTATGATTTTGGCGCCCAAGCAACAGCAGGAGTAG
- the rpmI gene encoding 50S ribosomal protein L35 has product MPKIKTHRGAAKRFKKTGTGKFKGSHAFHSHILGKKSAKRKRNLRKSVVVHPSDAARLQRLLP; this is encoded by the coding sequence ATGCCCAAAATCAAAACCCACCGTGGTGCCGCCAAACGTTTCAAAAAGACGGGAACAGGCAAATTTAAGGGCTCGCACGCATTTCACAGTCATATTTTGGGGAAGAAATCGGCCAAACGCAAGCGCAACCTTCGTAAGTCCGTGGTTGTCCATCCATCCGATGCTGCTAGACTGCAGCGCCTTCTCCCTTAA
- the rplT gene encoding 50S ribosomal protein L20, translated as MPRAKSSVVSRKRHKKILKLAKGYRGSKSKLFRVANQQVMKSLMYAYRDRKARKRDFRRLWITRINAAARENGMSYNRFINGLRNAGVDINRKVLADLAVNDSKAFGQLVEMAKGQVQS; from the coding sequence ATGCCACGGGCGAAGAGTAGTGTGGTTTCACGCAAAAGACACAAGAAGATTTTAAAACTGGCCAAGGGCTATAGAGGGTCCAAAAGCAAATTATTCCGGGTAGCCAACCAGCAGGTAATGAAATCCCTGATGTACGCTTACCGGGACCGTAAAGCCAGAAAGCGGGACTTTAGAAGACTTTGGATTACCCGCATCAATGCCGCAGCACGGGAAAACGGCATGTCCTACAACCGTTTCATCAACGGTTTGAGAAATGCCGGGGTGGACATTAACCGTAAAGTGCTGGCTGACCTGGCGGTAAATGACAGTAAGGCTTTTGGTCAACTGGTGGAAATGGCCAAGGGACAGGTCCAGTCCTGA
- a CDS encoding TrmH family RNA methyltransferase: protein MLQSKQNPHIKYVRRLARRKFREQEGKFIIEGVRFLEEAVQVDWPLELVLYTGGTAGQARAGRLLDKLHRRGVPLLAVDDKLFRELADTQSPQGLLAVACVPAMGDMDPRVWAAEGRDLLVLVDGLRDPGNLGTVIRCADAAGAGGVLIMKGSVDPYNTKTLRSTMGSIFHVPLYPVPDLESLLPRLQEAGWKLVVGEPAAGKLIHRCDLTGRVVLVVGSEADGVSALVCRAAGERVRIPMPGRAESLNAGVAAGIMLYEAVRQRTR, encoded by the coding sequence ATGCTGCAAAGTAAGCAAAATCCCCATATAAAATATGTGCGCCGCCTGGCCCGTCGCAAGTTCAGGGAGCAAGAAGGAAAATTTATCATTGAAGGAGTCCGTTTCCTGGAGGAAGCGGTGCAGGTGGACTGGCCGCTGGAACTGGTGCTTTACACCGGTGGCACCGCCGGCCAGGCGCGGGCCGGCCGGTTGCTGGATAAACTGCATCGGCGGGGTGTGCCTTTACTGGCCGTGGATGATAAACTATTCCGAGAACTGGCCGATACCCAGTCTCCCCAGGGACTGCTGGCGGTGGCTTGTGTGCCGGCGATGGGGGATATGGATCCACGGGTTTGGGCTGCGGAAGGCAGGGACTTGCTGGTGCTGGTGGATGGCCTCCGGGACCCGGGAAATCTGGGTACCGTTATCCGCTGCGCTGATGCCGCCGGGGCGGGCGGAGTGCTGATCATGAAGGGTTCTGTGGACCCGTACAACACTAAAACCCTGCGTTCCACTATGGGGTCGATTTTCCATGTACCCCTGTACCCGGTGCCGGACCTGGAAAGCCTGCTGCCCCGGCTGCAAGAGGCCGGTTGGAAACTGGTGGTGGGTGAACCCGCTGCCGGCAAGCTTATCCACCGGTGTGACTTGACCGGCCGGGTGGTACTGGTGGTGGGCAGCGAGGCCGATGGCGTGTCAGCTCTGGTGTGCCGGGCGGCCGGGGAAAGGGTGCGTATACCCATGCCGGGACGGGCCGAATCACTGAACGCCGGAGTGGCGGCCGGAATTATGCTTTATGAGGCCGTGCGCCAGAGAACCCGTTAA
- a CDS encoding YqzL family protein, with protein sequence MFLTAEFFWRLFEATGSIRAYMLYRRLAVH encoded by the coding sequence GTGTTTTTAACCGCCGAATTTTTTTGGAGGCTGTTTGAAGCAACGGGTTCCATCCGGGCGTATATGCTTTACAGAAGATTAGCTGTCCACTAA